In the Arachis ipaensis cultivar K30076 chromosome B04, Araip1.1, whole genome shotgun sequence genome, TGTACTGCAAGACCTGTAAAATTTTTGACAGTATCAAATGTGCTTGAGGAACTGAAGTACAGGTATGTAAGTATGTAACTGCTGTATGAAAAGCAGATAACATATTTTGGCTCTATAAAACTAATAAGTAATGTTGACATATGGTGCATAGATATGAAAGAGAAGTCAACCATGCACACCGATCTACAATCAAGAGAATCCTTGAAGGGGATGCACCGCCATCTTCAATGATGATTTTGTGCATTTCTAGCATTCACTCTGATCACTTTACAGAAAGTGGGAAGTTTGTTGAGAAACAAACTATGGACCAGAGCAGTGAAGTAGTAAAAGTTGAACTGACTGATGGATGGTAAGAATTGTGACTTGTAAGCTTCTAATGGCAAAATATAAGGTTCCGTTTCTTTTAGAATGATTTTACCTTGCAGGTATTCTGTGAATGCCGTTTTAGATGTTCCATTGTCAAGGCAACTTGCTGCTAGGAGATTGTTTGTGGGACAGAAACTTCGGGTAACATGGTGTTTGTTGGTTTTTTTGTGTACCATATATGACTAAAACATAGGTAATAGTATTTACATTCATTATGTTTATGCAGATCTGGGGAGCAAGATTATGTGGCTGGGATGGGCCAACTTCGCCGCTTGAGGTACGATTGTGATTGAATAATTCATATAATAACTGTATATTATTACACATTGATGCTTCAACTGGTGAATTCAAGTCCCGGGTTCTCCCAATATGGTGGAATTCTAGTACCTTGGTTTTCCAATAAGCAAACATATATACATTTgtatattatatattgttattccTTGTCAAATGGTCTTGTCAATTTCTGTTCTAATTTCAGGTTTCATCATCAGCAGTTAGTTTATTGTTGAACATTAATGGAACATGTAGAGTTCATTGGGCTGAACGATTAGGATTTTGTAAGCACTTCTCATCATTTGGAttcattctttttaatttcaggAGAAAATAGTCTCTTGTTCTCTGAGCTTGTTTACTTGAGCTAATTCACAGGTAAGGCGGCTGGTCCACCTTTGGCTTTCAGATGTATAAAAAGCAATGGAGGTTTAATCCCTCAAACTTTGGCAGGAATCACCCGCATATATCCTATTGTTTACAAGGAAAGGTAACTTTTAATTGAATACGTCATATAGATATATATACTTGAAATAGGTAAAGAGCATTTCAGAATTATTCTAGTGACACAATCACGGAAAGAATAAGTAACTTTTTTTGTCATTAGGTTGAGCAATGGGCAGTCTGTTGTTAGGTCAGAGAGGATGGAGAATAAAGCGATGGAGGTGTACAACCAGAGGTGTATCCTTAAACTATTTGTCGACGTCTTTTGTTATCCCCCCAACCCTTTTCTGCTTATTTTAGTTGTTTCCTTGAATCTTTTGTTTCCCTTTTTGTCTCACTATGCAAGttttctaaattctaaatttaatctcttttcttatttatttcatTAGGTAGTCAATAGTCTCCTACAATTTAGTGTTCCTGCCATAAGGATAATTGTAAGACTAGGAACAATATAGCTTTGATGCAAGAGTGACATGTCTCGGAAGGTGAGATTGATCATCGGGCAGAACAAGGGGTAGAACATAAAACACTGAACTAGATTAAGTTAAACTGCAAAAATTGGATACAAAAAAGGAGGAGTGTGGTGCACACCCCTCTTCTCAAGTGTGCCTGATATAAGAATGAGTTCAGAATAGGATAAAAGATGTTAACTAATTCTAGTAATAAGATGTTAATTTTACACTGATTTTATAAATGGTAATCTGAAATATAATTGAACGGCTATAGATGCCATTAAGCAGTAGTTGAGTCATTAAAGCTGCTGCTGGGAAAGGAGGGAACAGTTGTAAGGTTGAGTTGTGATCATTTTCCGTTTGTCTTGTCATTTTGTAACAGTAACTAGACATTTTTTCCCCAATTTGTATCTTGGGCTCTTAGCACTGCGCTAAGAGTTCCAATTCTGTGCAAACACACGATACATTTTGTCTAGCTGATACTATTTCCCACATAAAATATCTAACATTGTCTAATTTACAACAAATAAAACAAATTACTTGGCATCATATAGCAAAGTCTAGAAAAGCTGATAAGCTACTTACTATGCCTTAGTGGCTGTTATTTGTGCAACCTATTTATTTCTATTGGGTGATGTGACTCAGACGTTCTGCTGTTGTGGAAAGCATCATCTCAGAGTATCAAAAGGAAAGAAGCGGTCTGCATACTTATGATGACTGTGATTCAGAAGGGGCCAGGATTCATAACATGCTGGAGACTGCTGAAGAACCTGAATTCCTAATGGCAGATATGAGTCCAGAGCAGCTTAAATGTTTCTCTGCTTATAAGGCCAAATTAAATGTGAGGTTATATATTCCTAACTCAATGGAATTCGACATTTCAGACAGATATTTATGATCCCACGTACATCTTTAGGCAATCACACAGTCGGAGCAGGAAAAATCAACTGATAAAGCTCTGAAAGATGCTGGCCTGAGTCACAGAGATGTCACACCATTGATGCGCATACGGGTGGTTGGATTAACTTATAAAGGTCGCCAAGACAAGCGTATAGAAGGCATAGTAACAATCTGGAATCCTACAGAGAAGCAGGTGAGGCTATTAAAGTAATTGAAAATATTATAATCGTTTTATATGATGCACGATACGATAGTGGATACGACACAGCACAGGTGAACACACAAATTTTAAGTTCTTATAACTCTTAAAAGAACATTGGGACatgacatatatataaaatatcatatattttttatatataagatattttttagataaattataataatattttaatatttaattgatattaaaatatttttttatttaaagtattttttagataaattaaaatgatattttagtattttattgatattaaaatataaattaattttttaattatataaaatatttaaaatatattttattttaataattaataatatatactttttttaaactcattttaaaaatatatattaagaataaggtTGGTCTGACATGTGATTGTATTTAGGTGTGTTTATATccgaataaaattttttttattttttattaagatatagTTGGACACAGAAGACTCACCTATCGGACGAATATCAATAAGAATAGTATCCGAAATGTATCCAACGCGGACACGATCGAAGTGTTTGTGCTTCATATGTTTTTGTCGTGCTAGCTTCATTCTTCAATAAATTGCTATTTTGTTACCCTCGCAGTGTCAGGAACTGGTTGAGGGAGAATCATATGCAATTTCAGGACTTACACCAATTTCAGGATCTGATTTAGATATCCTTCGCTTGCAGACTAGAGGATCTTCCACCAAGTGGTTGCCTCTATCTTCTAACACAAAGCAACAGTTTAAGTACGTACATTAGACTTTACAGTCAAAACTAGAATTCCTACTGGTTCTCGGATTCTAACTCCAGCTTATTACTGTCGTCCTTTGCAGGCCATTTTTCATTTCTCGAATATCAGCCTCATTGTTAAGTTTTAGTTGCATCTCACTTTCGAGGTATGTTCCtttttcttaatatatatttttctgGAATAGCAAGAAAATATCTGACATTAGCCCTAACTCCCTGTACAGTGAGTTCGATATCGCTGCATATGTTGTGCATGTGGGAAACACGTATGTGTCAAATCATCAGAAAAAACAATGGGTTTTTGTGACTGATGCATCCGCCGGGAATGGTTTTCGAGCAGACAACTACTCCAACTCTTTACTTGCCATTTGCTTTTGCTCTCCCTCAACTGATTTTGATTCATATCCACCTATCAATTATAACCTTGCTGGATCCACGGTAAGTTCAATGGATGGAAGAAAtttatatctatctatctatctatctatatattTGTTTATGTTTACTACTATTTTTAACTACTAATATCTTTATTAATTCTTTATCTTTACGGTTATCGAGTTTACGGTTCAACCGGCCGGTCGAGCGAAGTTGGATAATATTGCTTGGAAGTGCGAATTTTAGAATTTgctgttatttttattttgataaaatagTATTTATAGTTATTAGTTATTAcaattattttattatcattttatatttatatattcatCTCTGCACCTTTCTtgtgtttcttttctttgagaatgaggagtgaaacAATTGAATTAACATgttataatatattattatacaaaaaaaagataaaaagacaattgaattaaataattaatatattattatgTACTGTCTAGGCTGTAATGTGTTATTTCAGAAATCGGATGAGTCCAATATCTTCTTTATATGCAGGTTGGTTTCTGTAATCTTATTAAAAAAGAAAGGGATGACAGAAATCATATCTTGGTTGCTGAAGCTACTGAAAATTCAACCTATTATCTGAGTTTTGATTCTCCACAATGTTCCCACCTCAGAAATTCTGCCAGTGAAATCAAAAGATGGGCAAACAACTCTAGCTTGGTATGCATCATCTAACTCTACCTATCAAAACTTTTTACTTATCATGCAACTTCTTATAGTgacattttatattattattattattactatttttttccTACAGACAATAGAGAAGCTT is a window encoding:
- the LOC107635814 gene encoding protein BREAST CANCER SUSCEPTIBILITY 2 homolog A-like isoform X1, with amino-acid sequence MSTPQRFSDARNDSSNASPSIPDFPLQGCSNRSEEAAMFRTAMGKPVRVGQSSIAKALSLLGNDADANGVVPQGEENETDDSCSFSNSLFTTGSGKGVNISSSGMDRAKSLLGLEQHTVGGNFQSPDYTRKSDVIDEAREMQHSSHLQKHEVVNSSKTMDRALSQSPSVDSSHASKNDFKLKVVQPDCYTPLVKEAPIKFHTAGGRSVSVSSGALQRARSLLGNPDLGDFISGGDAGDLILSFPNEAQGNTPSSCLTSDCNTPSVHRITSQGNYTAQSFAHPSCSSVKKEYSTKFLREGTGNNLIMKFDAVVKESEYSTKISNCGQEPTNSHSLPNGLSSKVNPLGMSSRKPLAAISCNNNILNTSRQPAASDKRRLGSRVAVSPFKRPRISKISVPYDQDVGVFSNGLSELSSEVSGCNRRVSTRYPFRHQRMQVKEFFGEPTFRQKVRQVISFNAEKYMFHDGSTQNSMGAEDFVHLLAQHGASTHFASNDWVKNHYKWIVWKLACYERCCTARPVKFLTVSNVLEELKYRYEREVNHAHRSTIKRILEGDAPPSSMMILCISSIHSDHFTESGKFVEKQTMDQSSEVVKVELTDGWYSVNAVLDVPLSRQLAARRLFVGQKLRIWGARLCGWDGPTSPLEVSSSAVSLLLNINGTCRVHWAERLGFCKAAGPPLAFRCIKSNGGLIPQTLAGITRIYPIVYKERLSNGQSVVRSERMENKAMEVYNQRRSAVVESIISEYQKERSGLHTYDDCDSEGARIHNMLETAEEPEFLMADMSPEQLKCFSAYKAKLNAITQSEQEKSTDKALKDAGLSHRDVTPLMRIRVVGLTYKGRQDKRIEGIVTIWNPTEKQCQELVEGESYAISGLTPISGSDLDILRLQTRGSSTKWLPLSSNTKQQFKPFFISRISASLLSFSCISLSSEFDIAAYVVHVGNTYVSNHQKKQWVFVTDASAGNGFRADNYSNSLLAICFCSPSTDFDSYPPINYNLAGSTVGFCNLIKKERDDRNHILVAEATENSTYYLSFDSPQCSHLRNSASEIKRWANNSSLTIEKLKQKVLLIVGDSRS